The Peribacillus sp. FSL E2-0218 genome contains a region encoding:
- the fetB gene encoding iron export ABC transporter permease subunit FetB, which produces MEGNGIIDIEFWRLSAAYIFVIVLLIIVKWRGISREKQIILATVRMTAQLILAGYVLTYIFENPQPLLSLAFLCVMALFSIHNIFKQVPFTPNKKIKRMVILSMLTGPMAALFYFNLVVIHFTPWYEPRYFIPIAGMIVGNAMTGVTLALKTLHGGITDNRDKVEAMLMLGATPARAVKSHVDAAFDSAVLPTLNNMLGMGIIFLPGMMTGQIMSGISPLIAIEYQIAILIGILGSVSLTVVLFIMLSFRAFFTKNAQLCI; this is translated from the coding sequence ATGGAGGGAAATGGAATAATAGATATTGAGTTCTGGCGTCTTAGTGCAGCGTATATCTTCGTTATCGTCCTGCTCATCATCGTGAAATGGAGGGGGATTTCAAGGGAGAAGCAAATCATTCTCGCTACGGTGCGGATGACGGCCCAACTCATCCTTGCCGGGTATGTTTTGACGTATATCTTTGAAAATCCCCAGCCATTGCTCTCCTTGGCATTTTTATGCGTGATGGCTCTGTTCTCCATCCATAATATTTTTAAGCAAGTTCCATTCACGCCCAATAAGAAAATCAAAAGGATGGTTATCCTAAGTATGCTGACAGGACCGATGGCAGCCTTGTTTTATTTTAACTTGGTCGTGATTCATTTCACCCCCTGGTACGAGCCAAGGTATTTCATTCCAATCGCCGGAATGATTGTCGGGAATGCGATGACTGGTGTGACATTAGCGCTTAAAACCCTTCATGGAGGGATTACCGATAATCGTGACAAAGTAGAAGCGATGCTCATGCTTGGGGCGACTCCTGCGAGGGCTGTAAAAAGTCATGTCGATGCAGCATTCGACTCGGCGGTGCTCCCGACATTGAACAATATGCTGGGGATGGGGATCATTTTCCTTCCCGGTATGATGACAGGGCAGATCATGTCGGGGATAAGCCCGCTTATTGCTATTGAATACCAGATTGCCATCCTTATCGGGATTCTCGGGAGTGTCTCATTGACGGTTGTCCTTTTCATCATGCTGAGTTTTAGAGCCTTTTTTACCAAAAATGCGCAGCTTTGCATTTAA
- a CDS encoding phosphocarrier protein HPr, giving the protein MVEKTFTVTAETGIHARPATLLVQAAGKFDSDINLAYKEKKVNLKSIMGVMSLGIGKDAEITISAEGSDENDALNTLADTLNREGLAE; this is encoded by the coding sequence ATGGTAGAAAAAACATTTACAGTAACAGCAGAAACAGGAATTCACGCACGTCCAGCTACATTGCTTGTACAAGCTGCAGGAAAATTCGATTCAGATATTAACCTTGCATATAAAGAGAAAAAAGTGAACCTTAAATCCATCATGGGCGTAATGTCCCTAGGTATTGGCAAAGATGCAGAAATCACGATCTCTGCTGAAGGAAGCGATGAAAACGATGCTCTAAATACACTAGCTGATACATTGAACAGAGAAGGACTAGCAGAATAA
- the ptsP gene encoding phosphoenolpyruvate--protein phosphotransferase yields the protein MSTLISGIAASNGIAIAKAYRLTEPDLTIEKRNIEDVQAEISRFKEAIQKSTVELEVIRDKAEKDLGADKAAIFDAHLLVLADPELINPISDKIQSDKVNAEFSLNETASMFITMFEQMDNEYMKERAADIRDVTKRVLSHLLGVHIPNPSLIAEEVIIIAEDLTPSDTAQLNPVYVKGFTTDIGGRTSHSAIMARSLEIPAIVGAKTVTSSIENGDLVIIDGLKGEVHINPTPELVKRYEEEQVAYAKQKAEWAKLVHEQTATKDGHHVELAANIGTPKDLEGVHQNGGEGIGLYRTEFLYMGRNDFPSEEEQFEAYKAVLEGMSGKPVVVRTLDIGGDKELPYLELPKEMNPFLGYRAIRLCLNEQEIFRTQLRALLRASVHGDLKIMFPMIATLAEFRDAKAVMAEVRQELLDGGIQVAENIEVGIMVEIPSTAVMADVFAKEVDFFSIGTNDLIQYTMAADRMNERVSYLYQPYNPAILRLVKMVIDAAHKEGKWAGMCGEMAGDEVAIPILIGLGLDEFSMSATSILKARSLISQLSLEDMQKLSQDVLELDTNDNVKEAVINALK from the coding sequence ATGTCCACTTTGATTAGTGGAATAGCAGCTTCAAATGGGATAGCCATCGCTAAAGCCTATCGCCTTACAGAGCCGGATTTAACGATCGAAAAAAGAAACATAGAAGACGTTCAGGCGGAAATATCCCGTTTTAAGGAAGCTATTCAAAAGTCAACGGTTGAATTAGAGGTTATCAGGGATAAAGCCGAAAAAGATCTAGGGGCGGATAAAGCCGCTATTTTTGACGCGCACTTGCTCGTATTGGCAGATCCCGAGCTTATCAACCCGATTTCCGATAAAATACAATCCGATAAAGTCAATGCCGAGTTTTCTCTGAACGAGACAGCAAGCATGTTCATTACGATGTTCGAGCAAATGGATAATGAGTACATGAAGGAACGTGCGGCAGATATCCGCGACGTCACGAAGAGGGTACTGTCACATCTCTTAGGTGTCCATATCCCCAATCCGAGCTTGATTGCCGAAGAAGTGATCATCATTGCCGAAGATTTGACTCCTTCGGATACAGCTCAGCTGAATCCGGTTTACGTGAAAGGGTTTACGACCGATATTGGTGGACGTACATCCCATTCAGCCATCATGGCCCGTTCATTGGAGATTCCAGCTATCGTTGGCGCAAAAACAGTAACATCTTCCATTGAAAATGGAGATTTGGTCATCATAGACGGTTTAAAGGGTGAAGTTCATATCAATCCTACTCCGGAATTGGTGAAACGCTACGAAGAGGAACAAGTTGCCTATGCCAAGCAAAAGGCTGAGTGGGCCAAGCTGGTTCATGAACAAACGGCTACAAAAGATGGCCATCATGTTGAATTGGCTGCCAACATAGGGACGCCGAAAGACTTAGAAGGCGTACATCAAAACGGCGGTGAAGGAATAGGGTTATACCGTACCGAGTTCCTTTATATGGGCAGGAATGACTTCCCTAGTGAAGAAGAACAGTTCGAGGCATACAAAGCGGTACTGGAAGGAATGTCAGGAAAGCCTGTAGTCGTCCGCACGCTTGATATTGGCGGAGACAAGGAACTGCCTTACTTAGAGCTCCCTAAGGAAATGAATCCTTTCCTTGGATACCGTGCGATTCGCCTTTGCCTTAATGAACAAGAGATATTCCGGACCCAGCTCCGTGCCCTTCTAAGAGCAAGCGTTCACGGGGATTTGAAAATCATGTTCCCGATGATTGCCACATTGGCTGAATTCCGCGATGCGAAAGCCGTTATGGCTGAAGTCAGACAGGAATTGCTTGATGGCGGTATTCAAGTTGCTGAAAACATTGAAGTCGGCATCATGGTTGAGATTCCTTCAACAGCCGTTATGGCGGACGTTTTTGCTAAGGAAGTCGATTTCTTCAGCATCGGTACCAATGACTTGATCCAATATACGATGGCTGCCGATAGAATGAATGAGAGAGTATCTTATTTATATCAACCATATAACCCAGCGATTTTACGTCTGGTCAAAATGGTCATCGATGCAGCTCATAAAGAAGGAAAATGGGCAGGAATGTGCGGAGAGATGGCTGGAGATGAAGTGGCCATCCCGATCCTGATCGGTCTTGGACTTGATGAATTTTCGATGAGTGCGACTTCGATTCTAAAAGCACGTTCGTTGATCAGCCAACTTTCGCTTGAAGATATGCAAAAACTATCTCAAGACGTTTTAGAGCTGGATACGAATGATAACGTGAAAGAAGCGGTTATCAATGCTTTGAAGTGA
- a CDS encoding SDR family oxidoreductase: MDLKLEQKNALILASSQGLGKAIAEELVKEGANVMLASRDENKLAAVQKELSLLGTGKVTYVATDITDGEAIKRLVNQTALEFGGIDILINNAGGPPGGSFTDFNDEEWQQSFELNLLSFIRTIRESLPHLKKQGGKIVNIASSSIKEPIPGLILSNTFRTAIVGLSKTLASELAPDGILINTVGPGRIATDRIQHLDKMNADKLGLTQEKITEQSIGKIPLGRYGEPEEFAKFVTFLVSGANTYLTGQSYLVDGGMVKSI; encoded by the coding sequence ATGGACTTAAAATTGGAACAGAAAAATGCTTTGATTTTAGCGTCAAGTCAAGGGTTGGGAAAAGCGATAGCGGAAGAGCTGGTTAAAGAAGGAGCAAATGTCATGCTCGCCAGCCGGGATGAAAACAAGCTCGCTGCCGTCCAAAAGGAATTGTCGCTGCTTGGCACCGGAAAAGTAACGTATGTGGCTACCGACATAACGGATGGAGAAGCTATCAAACGGTTGGTAAACCAAACTGCACTTGAGTTTGGGGGCATCGATATCCTGATCAATAACGCTGGAGGACCTCCTGGGGGGAGCTTTACCGATTTCAATGATGAAGAGTGGCAGCAGTCTTTTGAACTTAATTTACTAAGCTTCATCAGGACGATCCGTGAAAGCCTGCCACACCTGAAAAAACAGGGCGGAAAGATCGTTAATATTGCATCTTCATCCATAAAGGAACCTATTCCTGGATTGATATTATCAAATACATTCAGGACTGCAATCGTTGGATTGTCCAAGACATTAGCATCCGAATTGGCGCCAGACGGGATCTTGATCAATACAGTCGGACCCGGCAGGATCGCGACGGATCGCATTCAGCACCTGGACAAAATGAATGCAGACAAACTAGGGTTAACACAGGAGAAGATTACAGAACAATCGATCGGTAAGATCCCTCTCGGCCGTTATGGGGAACCGGAGGAATTCGCGAAGTTCGTTACATTCCTTGTTTCGGGTGCCAATACATATTTAACGGGCCAATCTTATTTAGTTGACGGAGGAATGGTTAAATCCATTTAA
- a CDS encoding NAD(P)-dependent oxidoreductase, whose product MTQSNETIGFIGLGVMGKSMVRNLLKAGYEVHVYTRTKEKADELLSEGAIWAAAPKEIARKADLIISMVGYPSDVEEIYFGSDGLIENGREGTYLIDMTTSTPSLAMKIAEEAKKKGMAALDAPVSGGDIGARDAKLTIMVGGESTAFEAVKTIFGKMGSNVVHQGPAGSGQHTKMCNQIAIASNMIGVTEAISYAKKAGLDPDRVLQSISSGSAGSWSLSNLVPRMVQGDFEPGFYIKHFIKDMKIALDEAERMGMDAPGLSLSKSLYEDLAEAGEENSGTQALYKHYN is encoded by the coding sequence GTGACACAATCAAACGAAACAATCGGATTCATCGGTCTAGGAGTTATGGGAAAAAGCATGGTTCGAAATCTTCTTAAAGCCGGATATGAGGTTCATGTGTATACAAGGACTAAAGAAAAAGCGGATGAACTGCTCTCAGAAGGAGCCATATGGGCCGCTGCCCCTAAGGAAATCGCTCGGAAAGCCGATTTGATTATCTCCATGGTAGGTTATCCAAGTGACGTGGAGGAAATTTACTTTGGAAGTGATGGACTTATCGAAAATGGGAGAGAAGGTACCTATTTAATCGATATGACGACCTCCACCCCATCTTTGGCAATGAAAATCGCCGAGGAAGCCAAGAAAAAAGGCATGGCTGCATTAGATGCACCTGTATCCGGTGGCGATATTGGCGCACGCGATGCAAAGCTTACCATCATGGTTGGCGGGGAAAGCACCGCATTCGAAGCAGTCAAGACCATTTTTGGTAAAATGGGCAGCAATGTTGTCCATCAAGGTCCGGCTGGATCTGGCCAGCATACGAAAATGTGCAATCAAATTGCCATTGCTTCCAATATGATCGGAGTTACAGAAGCCATTTCTTATGCCAAGAAGGCGGGCTTGGACCCAGACCGCGTCCTGCAAAGCATTTCATCCGGATCTGCCGGAAGCTGGTCACTGTCCAATTTGGTGCCTCGTATGGTCCAAGGTGACTTTGAACCAGGCTTTTATATCAAGCATTTTATAAAAGATATGAAGATTGCCCTTGATGAAGCCGAAAGAATGGGAATGGACGCACCGGGATTAAGCTTGAGTAAATCCCTCTATGAAGATCTTGCGGAAGCTGGCGAGGAAAATAGCGGTACCCAGGCATTGTATAAACACTATAATTAA
- a CDS encoding aminotransferase A has protein sequence MEHLVNPLVRDVQISGIRKFYNMVAEIEGTISLTIGQPDFPTPMHIKEAAKQAIDQDHTVYTHNAGYLELREAASEYVMDKYKLSYDPLNEVIVTSGASEGIDITFRTILTPGNEVILPGPVYPGYEPIIKMCGSSPIYADTTQNGFRLTADIIEKYITDQTRCIVLPYPSNPTGVTLSARELQDIAELVRGKDIFILADEIYSELVFDQEHVSIATFLKEQTIVLNGLSKSHSMTGWRIGLLFAPKAISEHILKVHQYNVTCAASISQRAALAALTAGKDDAIPMKEEYARRREYVYRRLQSMKLEIVKPNGAFYFFIKLPEGYSSSLNFCLSLVKQEKVAVVPGDAFSPLGEGYFRLSYAYSMETLEKALDRIETFLD, from the coding sequence ATGGAACACTTAGTTAACCCTTTAGTAAGAGACGTTCAAATATCAGGAATCCGCAAATTCTACAATATGGTCGCTGAAATCGAAGGGACCATTTCTTTAACGATTGGACAGCCTGATTTTCCAACTCCTATGCATATTAAAGAAGCGGCCAAACAAGCCATCGATCAAGATCATACGGTTTATACCCACAATGCAGGTTATCTTGAATTGCGAGAAGCAGCATCTGAATATGTTATGGATAAATACAAGCTTTCCTATGATCCGTTGAATGAAGTCATCGTCACATCAGGAGCCAGTGAGGGGATCGACATTACATTCCGGACGATCCTTACCCCGGGAAATGAAGTGATATTGCCAGGGCCGGTATATCCAGGATACGAACCTATCATCAAAATGTGCGGTTCATCCCCGATTTATGCCGATACAACCCAAAATGGGTTCCGTCTGACTGCGGATATCATCGAAAAATACATAACTGACCAGACTCGTTGCATCGTGTTACCTTATCCATCGAATCCAACCGGGGTGACATTGTCTGCCAGAGAACTCCAGGACATTGCGGAACTTGTCAGGGGGAAGGATATTTTCATTCTAGCCGATGAGATATACAGCGAACTCGTATTTGATCAGGAGCATGTTTCGATTGCCACATTCCTGAAGGAACAAACCATCGTCTTGAATGGCTTATCCAAGTCCCATTCGATGACCGGATGGAGGATTGGGCTTCTATTTGCCCCCAAGGCCATCTCTGAGCACATCTTGAAGGTCCACCAATACAATGTGACCTGTGCCGCTTCCATATCGCAGAGGGCGGCCTTGGCGGCCTTGACCGCAGGCAAGGATGATGCCATTCCGATGAAGGAAGAATATGCAAGGAGAAGGGAATATGTATACAGGCGCTTGCAATCGATGAAGCTGGAAATAGTCAAGCCGAATGGTGCCTTTTACTTCTTCATTAAACTTCCTGAAGGGTATTCCTCTTCGCTGAACTTTTGCCTGAGCCTAGTCAAACAGGAAAAGGTTGCTGTAGTCCCGGGAGATGCATTCTCTCCGCTCGGCGAAGGATACTTCAGATTATCTTATGCCTATTCCATGGAAACGCTGGAAAAGGCTTTGGATCGCATAGAGACTTTTTTAGATTGA
- the corA gene encoding magnesium/cobalt transporter CorA, translating into MIRTCAITSNQEVTFDLPLSDLNDSNIEWFWVDFSNPTNKEIELLSNHFHFHPLAIEDCLDDFNQRPKMDFYENYQFLVLHALRQKVFRAVELDMFVGEKWIVTFHKEDMLELEKVWEEISGNKMLKQGPFFLMHRIIDRIVDEFFPPVYKMESELGIIEDNTENETINDLMDQLFDLRTDMSRLRRTILPMRDLLYRMISSERLNYLKDQHLYFNDVYDHLLKLTEMLESYRDFSSDIRDSYLSVNSNNMNSTMMTLTVITTIFMPLTFIVGVYGMNFEFMPELTWHYGYFLILGMMGGIALMMFLYFVKKGWLNPRKKSRKN; encoded by the coding sequence ATGATTAGAACTTGCGCAATAACGTCCAACCAGGAAGTGACGTTCGATTTACCGCTATCTGATTTGAATGATTCGAATATAGAGTGGTTTTGGGTGGACTTTTCCAATCCTACAAATAAGGAAATCGAGCTATTATCCAACCATTTTCATTTTCATCCGCTGGCAATCGAAGACTGCCTCGATGACTTTAATCAACGTCCCAAGATGGATTTTTATGAGAACTATCAATTTCTTGTGCTTCATGCCCTGAGGCAGAAGGTATTCAGGGCGGTAGAGTTGGATATGTTTGTCGGGGAAAAATGGATCGTCACCTTCCATAAGGAAGATATGCTTGAGCTGGAAAAGGTATGGGAAGAAATTTCAGGTAATAAAATGCTGAAGCAAGGTCCATTTTTCTTGATGCACAGAATCATCGACAGGATCGTCGATGAATTTTTCCCTCCCGTTTATAAAATGGAAAGCGAGTTAGGGATCATCGAGGACAATACGGAAAATGAAACGATAAATGATTTGATGGATCAACTATTCGATTTGCGTACGGATATGTCCAGGCTTCGGCGGACCATTTTACCGATGCGCGATTTATTGTATAGGATGATTTCATCAGAGCGCTTGAATTATTTGAAGGACCAGCACCTTTATTTCAATGACGTATACGATCATCTTTTGAAGTTAACCGAAATGCTGGAATCCTATCGGGATTTTTCCTCAGATATCCGGGATAGTTATTTATCGGTGAACTCCAATAATATGAACTCGACGATGATGACCTTGACCGTCATCACGACCATTTTCATGCCGCTGACTTTCATAGTTGGTGTATATGGGATGAATTTTGAATTTATGCCCGAATTGACCTGGCATTATGGCTATTTCCTCATCCTTGGAATGATGGGCGGAATTGCCTTGATGATGTTTTTATACTTTGTTAAGAAAGGCTGGTTGAACCCAAGGAAAAAATCACGAAAGAACTGA
- a CDS encoding chemotaxis protein: MEANKGILLESGTNELEIVEFGIGKNKFGINVIKVKEIINPVPITVVPHSHANVEGIIELRGEVLPVVNVADALGFPPSATPEHDKFIVAEFNQQKVVFHVHTVTQIHRISWSQIEKPSDMYQGLESQIIGVIKLNSEMLLLLDFEKIVVEINPESGINIQQVKKLGIRQNSDKRILIAEDSPLLRKLLFDTLSEAGFKYLEFYENGLDAIGYLENLIEAGKDVTEEVQLVITDIEMPQMDGHHLTRRIKENSELAVLPVIIFSSLITDSLRHKGQMVGADAQISKPEIAELVKLIDRFVL, from the coding sequence ATGGAAGCAAATAAGGGGATATTATTGGAAAGTGGAACGAATGAGCTTGAGATAGTGGAATTCGGCATCGGCAAGAATAAATTCGGCATTAACGTAATCAAGGTGAAGGAAATCATTAATCCTGTTCCTATCACAGTTGTTCCCCATTCACATGCAAATGTGGAGGGAATCATTGAACTCCGGGGAGAGGTCCTGCCAGTTGTGAACGTGGCTGACGCGCTCGGGTTCCCTCCTTCTGCCACTCCTGAGCATGACAAATTCATTGTTGCGGAATTCAATCAGCAAAAAGTGGTTTTCCATGTACATACCGTGACACAGATACACCGTATTTCCTGGTCCCAAATCGAGAAGCCATCGGATATGTATCAAGGCCTTGAAAGTCAGATTATCGGAGTCATTAAGTTAAATAGCGAAATGTTATTGCTGCTCGACTTTGAAAAAATAGTGGTTGAAATCAATCCGGAATCAGGAATAAACATCCAACAGGTCAAGAAACTCGGTATCCGTCAAAACTCAGACAAGAGAATCCTGATCGCGGAAGATTCCCCATTACTTAGGAAGCTGTTGTTTGATACATTATCAGAGGCTGGTTTCAAGTACCTGGAGTTTTATGAAAATGGACTAGATGCGATTGGGTATTTAGAGAATTTGATCGAAGCAGGAAAAGACGTAACGGAAGAAGTGCAATTGGTGATTACCGATATCGAGATGCCCCAGATGGATGGCCATCACTTGACCCGGAGAATAAAGGAAAACAGTGAGCTCGCCGTATTGCCTGTGATCATTTTCTCTTCGTTGATTACGGATAGCCTGCGTCATAAAGGGCAAATGGTAGGAGCCGACGCCCAAATCAGCAAACCGGAAATAGCGGAGCTTGTAAAATTAATAGACAGATTCGTATTATAA
- a CDS encoding YkyB family protein, whose translation MNETKGHSERDEFSINSLAQAVFIVNKHAKTALEPKNLYHLKRLALSKLMQEGKAKKIGLHFSDNPRFAAQQSDVIVECGSYVFHLPPTKEDLKKLPHLGSRAASIRNPKAALSLSKAKQILQAYVGQAGDKQPNLTTEKKAYGRNSVKQPFHNPFPSSFLGKGSKY comes from the coding sequence ATGAACGAAACGAAGGGACATTCTGAGAGGGATGAGTTTTCGATTAACTCCCTTGCCCAAGCCGTGTTTATCGTTAACAAACATGCGAAGACCGCGTTGGAGCCTAAAAATTTATATCATTTAAAACGGCTCGCATTAAGCAAGCTCATGCAAGAAGGCAAAGCAAAAAAGATCGGCTTGCATTTTTCTGATAACCCTCGCTTTGCAGCGCAGCAATCCGATGTCATTGTCGAATGCGGTTCGTATGTTTTTCATCTGCCTCCCACTAAGGAAGACTTGAAAAAACTCCCCCACCTCGGCAGCCGGGCAGCATCCATACGCAATCCCAAAGCCGCTTTGTCCTTATCCAAGGCAAAACAAATCCTTCAAGCCTATGTTGGACAAGCCGGTGACAAACAACCTAACCTCACTACCGAGAAAAAGGCTTATGGCCGAAATTCGGTCAAGCAGCCTTTTCACAATCCATTTCCATCCTCCTTTTTAGGAAAAGGTTCCAAGTATTAA
- a CDS encoding CrcB family protein, with the protein MDFLKSILAVGFGGAAGAVLRYTVILATAHTFLPLETLLINIVGSFLLGMINGYFASKRKSLVFLTLGSGFCGGFTTMSTFSQETADFLQTSVLYAGVYVGASVSLGLLAGFLGLGLFNRQRGERQ; encoded by the coding sequence ATGGATTTCCTTAAAAGCATTTTAGCCGTTGGATTCGGCGGGGCAGCGGGAGCAGTGTTGCGTTATACCGTAATCTTGGCGACCGCCCATACCTTCCTTCCATTGGAAACCCTCTTAATAAATATAGTAGGCAGCTTTTTACTTGGCATGATTAATGGCTATTTCGCCTCGAAAAGGAAATCGCTCGTTTTTTTAACTTTGGGCAGCGGGTTTTGTGGCGGCTTCACGACCATGTCGACATTCTCCCAAGAAACTGCCGATTTCCTGCAAACATCGGTGTTATATGCAGGAGTGTATGTGGGGGCCAGCGTTTCATTGGGCTTGCTTGCCGGTTTTCTCGGACTGGGCCTTTTCAATAGACAAAGAGGTGAAAGGCAATGA
- the crcB gene encoding fluoride efflux transporter CrcB: protein MNHLLSVFIGGFFGSASRYVLQMIFNRLMPAGSIPISILLINLIGSFGLGIAFPRKEAWDPSVQVFLTIGFLGAFTTFSTFSMETIELIRKYRCIDSLIYVTVSILGCIGAFLCGYLMYV, encoded by the coding sequence ATGAATCACCTTCTTTCAGTTTTTATCGGAGGTTTCTTTGGTTCAGCCTCAAGGTATGTTTTACAGATGATTTTTAATAGGCTAATGCCAGCAGGTTCGATCCCCATTAGTATTTTACTGATTAACCTGATAGGTTCTTTCGGTTTAGGGATTGCGTTTCCCCGGAAGGAAGCTTGGGACCCTTCTGTTCAAGTTTTCCTGACGATAGGTTTCCTGGGGGCGTTCACGACCTTTTCCACATTCAGTATGGAAACAATCGAACTTATAAGAAAATACCGTTGCATAGATAGCCTCATCTATGTAACGGTATCGATTTTAGGCTGTATCGGCGCTTTCCTATGTGGATATTTAATGTATGTATGA
- a CDS encoding metallophosphoesterase: MNKPISRRTFLKKSFGTLASLTGLGIGGNYYAHNLEPKWLETKYKVISHPLIPKGFNGMKMIQFSDTHLGFQFQLRDLQAVVNKINQLNPDVILFTGDLMDQPNKYGSQQEIPTVLNQLKAPFGKFCIYGNHDHGGYGSTIYSNIMKESHFTMLQNTSTKLSLLTGEEIFISGVDDAMLGKPDFEKALAGIPDEVFTIMLAHAPDLADISRTYNIQYQISGHSHGGQVQIPFAGALVTPPYAEKYREGTYELDSLTLHVNRGLGTTRLPYRFLSRPELTVYEFKVGKE, encoded by the coding sequence TTGAATAAACCCATATCCAGAAGAACTTTTTTAAAGAAAAGCTTTGGTACTTTGGCTTCCTTGACCGGTTTAGGCATAGGCGGAAACTATTATGCCCATAATCTGGAGCCAAAATGGTTAGAAACCAAGTACAAGGTCATCAGCCACCCTCTTATCCCCAAAGGATTCAATGGCATGAAAATGATTCAATTCAGTGATACGCATTTAGGCTTTCAATTTCAGCTAAGGGATCTACAAGCGGTTGTCAATAAGATCAATCAACTGAATCCTGATGTCATTTTATTTACCGGCGATTTAATGGACCAGCCTAATAAATACGGTTCCCAGCAGGAAATACCCACTGTCTTGAATCAGCTCAAAGCACCATTTGGAAAATTCTGCATTTACGGTAACCATGACCATGGCGGATACGGCTCAACGATTTACAGCAATATCATGAAGGAATCTCATTTTACCATGCTGCAAAACACCTCAACCAAACTTTCCTTATTGACGGGTGAAGAAATATTCATTTCTGGCGTTGATGACGCCATGCTGGGGAAACCGGATTTTGAAAAGGCCCTTGCCGGCATCCCAGACGAAGTATTCACCATCATGCTCGCGCATGCCCCTGATCTGGCCGATATATCAAGGACTTATAATATCCAGTATCAAATAAGCGGTCACAGTCACGGAGGTCAAGTCCAGATTCCATTTGCCGGTGCCCTTGTCACTCCTCCGTATGCTGAAAAGTATCGCGAAGGCACATATGAACTTGATTCACTGACGTTACATGTCAATCGGGGGCTTGGCACTACCCGGCTTCCATATCGTTTTCTCTCACGCCCTGAGCTGACCGTATACGAATTCAAGGTCGGAAAGGAATAG